One Kitasatospora sp. MAP12-44 DNA segment encodes these proteins:
- a CDS encoding ATP-binding protein, with protein sequence MLDGLLARVEGGGRFADSGRLVVTELVANAVRHGTRRGQLVWIHLDVDAVRLRIEVHDASTVRPVLREVDLDEESGRGLLLVKSLSENWGCDPRSVGIGKVVWAVVPAARGGW encoded by the coding sequence TTGCTGGACGGCTTGCTTGCCCGGGTCGAAGGTGGCGGGCGGTTCGCCGACTCGGGGCGACTGGTGGTGACAGAGTTGGTTGCAAACGCAGTACGGCACGGGACCCGTCGCGGTCAGCTGGTCTGGATCCACCTGGACGTGGATGCGGTCCGGTTGCGGATCGAGGTGCACGACGCCAGTACGGTCCGTCCCGTGCTGCGGGAGGTGGACCTGGACGAGGAGAGTGGGCGCGGCTTGCTCCTGGTCAAGTCGCTCTCAGAGAACTGGGGTTGTGATCCTCGTTCGGTCGGTATCGGCAAGGTGGTCTGGGCTGTTGTGCCGGCGGCTCGGGGTGGTTGGTGA
- a CDS encoding XRE family transcriptional regulator, with protein sequence MTTHTPLAALPAHVLERADMRSALERHDFGSVFALARKWAGISYSKIAEACEIKPERVGTLARGEGSITTYDKITRIADALRIPGHLIGLAPRPWEPASPQPRTALTAQALPVGYSLDLTRTAPDPNGDGSVLRRDFVRTSLVGSGLVVGLAGIAALPRGRRVGSEVPRQLRERTARLRRLDDVLGGGDTYRVYLGEYQSTESLLRDASYSEPTGRALLSVLSEQAQQVGWAAFDAGDQQEAKRLYEASHRAAAEAGDAALAGNALAFLAYQRINGDKAAAVRIAAESCRTAGDEAPTGVRALLYERLAWAHAVAGDASETERALGIAEAALADTDDSPQPDWVGWVDRDEIQIMTGRCWTELRRPLRAVPVLEHVLAGFDDTRARDKALYLSWLADSYLAASEIEQAAEVTSRALDLSSGVASVRPRERIASVIRQLEPHHRVPAVAAVLDKARS encoded by the coding sequence ATGACTACCCACACGCCACTGGCAGCATTGCCAGCGCACGTACTTGAGCGCGCCGACATGCGCTCAGCCCTGGAAAGGCACGACTTCGGTAGCGTCTTCGCCCTGGCCCGCAAGTGGGCTGGGATCAGCTACTCGAAGATCGCCGAAGCCTGCGAGATCAAGCCCGAGCGAGTCGGGACGCTCGCGAGGGGCGAGGGCAGCATCACCACCTACGACAAGATCACACGGATCGCCGATGCCCTCCGCATCCCCGGGCATCTCATCGGACTCGCTCCCCGCCCATGGGAGCCCGCTTCCCCGCAACCCCGGACAGCCCTGACTGCACAAGCACTCCCCGTCGGCTACTCTCTGGATCTCACCCGCACCGCCCCCGATCCGAATGGAGACGGATCAGTGCTGCGCAGAGACTTCGTCCGAACTTCCCTTGTGGGTAGCGGACTTGTTGTCGGCCTTGCAGGCATCGCCGCACTCCCCAGAGGGCGCCGGGTCGGCTCTGAAGTGCCGCGTCAGCTGCGTGAACGGACCGCTCGGCTTCGCCGCCTCGATGACGTCCTCGGCGGCGGCGACACCTACCGTGTCTACCTCGGTGAGTACCAGTCGACAGAGAGCCTGCTCCGAGACGCCAGCTACTCCGAGCCGACAGGCCGCGCACTGCTGTCAGTGCTGTCCGAACAAGCCCAGCAGGTCGGTTGGGCCGCCTTCGACGCAGGCGACCAGCAGGAGGCCAAGCGGCTCTACGAAGCCAGCCACCGGGCGGCGGCGGAAGCTGGGGACGCTGCGCTCGCGGGGAACGCGCTCGCATTCCTGGCCTACCAGCGGATCAACGGCGACAAGGCAGCAGCCGTGCGGATAGCGGCCGAGTCATGCCGTACCGCAGGCGACGAGGCACCCACCGGCGTGCGAGCACTCCTTTACGAGCGGCTGGCTTGGGCACACGCAGTCGCCGGCGACGCCAGCGAGACCGAGCGAGCCCTTGGCATCGCGGAGGCCGCACTTGCCGACACCGACGATTCGCCGCAACCCGACTGGGTCGGTTGGGTTGACCGAGACGAGATTCAGATCATGACAGGCCGTTGCTGGACCGAGCTCCGCAGACCGTTGCGCGCGGTCCCCGTTCTGGAACACGTCCTCGCCGGATTCGATGACACCCGCGCTCGGGACAAGGCCCTCTACTTGTCGTGGCTCGCAGACTCCTACCTCGCCGCGAGCGAGATCGAACAGGCTGCCGAAGTCACCAGCCGGGCCCTGGACCTGTCGAGCGGAGTTGCTTCCGTCCG